A portion of the Panthera tigris isolate Pti1 chromosome E1, P.tigris_Pti1_mat1.1, whole genome shotgun sequence genome contains these proteins:
- the CAMTA2 gene encoding calmodulin-binding transcription activator 2 isoform X5 produces the protein MGTDSPSPRPLRPGVTLPPGALNMNTKDTTEVAENSHHLKIFLPKKLLECLPRCPLLPPERLRWNTNEEIASYLITFEKHDEWLSCAPKTRPQNGSIILYNRKKVKYRKDGYLWKKRKDGKTTREDHMKLKVQGMEPVSWQCLYGCYVHSSIVPTFHRRCYWLLQNPDIVLVHYLNVPALEDCGKGCGPMFCSISGDRREWLKWPREELLGQLKPMFHGIKWSCGNGTEEFSVERLVQQILDSHPTKPAPRTHACLCSGGLGSGSLTHKCSSTKHRIISPKVEPRALTLTSVSHPHPPEPPPLIAPLPPELPKAHTSPSSSSSSSSSSSGFAEPLEIRPSPPTSRGASSRGGTAILLLTGLEQRTGGLTPTRHLAPQADPRPSVSLAVVVGSEPPAPPAPPSPAFDPDRFLNSPQRGQTYGGGQGVSPDFPEAEAAHTPCPALEPAAALEPQAAARGPPPPPGAGGRRGNRFFIQDDGSGEELKAQGAAPPAPSPPPSPPPSPAPLEPAGRGGRGEALFGGAAGASELEPFGLSSFPDLMGELISDEAPGAPAPAAPLSPALSSITDFSPEWSYPEGGVKVLITGPWTEAAEHYSCVFDHIAVPGSLVQPGVLRCYCPAHEVGLVSLQVAGREGPLSASVLFEYRARRFLSLPSTQLDWLSLDDDQFRMSILERLEQMEKRMADLAAAGRAPCRSPAAPPVQDEGQGPGFEARVVVLVESMIPRSTWRGPERLAHGSPFRGMSLLHLAAAQGYARLIETLSQWRSVGTGSLDLEQEADPLNVDHFSCTPLMWACALGHLEAAVLLFRWNRQALSIPDSLGRLPLSVARSRGHVRLARCLEGLQRQEAPLEPPLAPSPPSSSPDTGLSGVSSPSELSDGTFSVTSAYSSAPDGSPPPAPLPASEIPMEEAVPGHLSTGAPEAPLFLMDCETTNPQRPAPSPPPLPPTTEGGTAPEEADGPLAVDVIPVDMISLAKQIIEATPERIKREDFTGLPEAGAPMRERTGALGLSETMSWLASYLENVDHFPSSAPPSELPFERGRLAVPPAPSWAEFLSASASGKMESDFALLTLSDHEQRELYEAARVIQTAFRKYKGRRLKEQQEVAAAVIQRCYRKYKQFALYKKMTQAAILIQSKFRSYYEQKRFQQSRRAAVLIQQHYRSYRRRPAGSLPARTSRGSFLTKKQDQAARKIMRFLRRCRHRMRELKQNQELEGLPQPGLAT, from the exons ATGGG CAcagactccccctccccccggcctcTCAGGCCGGGGGTGACCTTGCCCCCTGGAGCCCTCAACATGAATACCAAGGACACCACCGAGGTTGCTG AGAACAGCCACCACCTGAAGATCTTTCTCCCCAAGAAGCTGCTGGAGTGTCTTCCTCGCTGTCCGCTGCTGCCTCCAGAGCGGCTTCGCTGGAATACAAATGAG GAGATTGCGTCCTATTTGATCACCTTTGAGAAGCATGACGAGTGGCTGTCCTGTGCCCCAAAGACAAG GCCTCAGAACGGCTCCATTATCCTCTACAACCGCAAGAAGGTAAAGTACCGGAAGGATGGTTACCTCTGGAAGAAGCGCAAGGACGGGAAGACCACCCGCGAGGACCACATGAAGCTGAAAGTCCAGGGCATGGAG CCTGTCTCCTGGCAGTGTCTCTATGGCTGCTACGTTCACTCTTCCATCGTGCCCACATTCCATCGGCGCTGTTACTGGCTGCTCCAG AACCCTGACATCGTGCTTGTGCACTACCTGAACGTCCCAGCCCTGGAGGACTGCGGAAAGGGCTGCGGCCCCATGTTTTGCTCCATCAGCGGCGACCGTCGCGAGTGGCTGAAGTGGCCCCGGGAGGAGCTGCTGGGGCAGCTGAAGCCCATGT ttcACGGCATCAAGTGGAGCTGTGGGAACGGCACCGAGGAGTTCTCCGTGGAGCGGCTGGTGCAGCAGATCCTGGACAGCCACCCGACCAAGCCCGCACCCCGAACCCACGCCTGCCTCTGCAGTGGAGGCCTCG GTTCCGGGAGCCTCACCCACAAATGCAGCAGCACGAAACACCGCATCATCTCTCCCAAAGTGGAGCCCCGAGCTTTAACCCTGAcctctgtctcccacccccacccccctgagcCTCCTCCGCTGATCGCCCCTCTTCCCCCAGAGCTCCCCAAGGCACAtacttccccttcttcttcctcctcctcttcctcctcttcctcaggcTTTGCGGAACCCCTAGAGATCAGACCTAGCCCACCCACCTCTCGAGGGGCGTCATCCAGAGGAGGCACTGCAATCCTCCTCCTGACGGGACTGGAGCAGCGCACTGGGGGCTTGACGCCCACCAGGCACTTGGCCCCCCAGGCTGACCCCAGGCCTTCCGTGAGCTTGGCTGTGGTTGTAGGATctgagccccctgccccaccagctCCTCCCAGCCCTGCTTTCGACCCCGATCGTTTTCTCAACAGCCCCCAGAGGGGCCAGACATATGGAGGGGGCCAGGGGGTGAGCCCGGACTTCCCCGAGGCAGAGGCCGCccacaccccctgccctgccctagAACCCGCTGCTGCCCTGGAGCCCCAGGCGGCTGCTCGGGGTCCCCCTCCACCGCCAGGAGCAGGTGGGAGAAGAGGAAACCGTTTCTTTATTCAAGATGACGGTAGCGGGGAGGAGCTCAAGGCCCAGGGGGCTGCCCCACCCGCACCTTCACCCCCTCCTTCGCCCCCACCTTCACCTGCCCCCTTGGAGCcagcaggcaggggaggcagaggggaggcctTGTTTGGAGGAGCTGCTGGGGCCAGCGAACTGGAGCCCTTCGGTCTCTCGTCATTCCCTGACCTCATGGGAGAGCTCATCAGCGACgaggctccaggcgcccctgccccagCCGCCCCGCTCTCTCCTGCTCTTAGCAGCATCACGGACTTCTCCCCAGAGTGGTCCTACCCGGAG GGTGGGGTCAAGGTGCTCATCACAGGTCCCTGGACTGAGGCCGCCGAGCATTACTCCTGTGTCTTTGATCACATCGCGGTGCCAGGCTCACTCGTCCAGCCTGGCGTCTTGCGCTGCTACTGTCCTG cccatgAGGTGGGGCTGGTGTCTTTGCAGGTggcggggcgggaggggcccCTTTCCGCCTCTGTGCTCTTTGAGTATCGAGCCCGCCGATTCCTGTCACTGCCTAGTACTCAACTTGACTGGTTGTCACTGGACG ACGACCAGTTCCGGATGTCCATCCTAGAGCGGCTGGAGCAGATGGAGAAACGGATGGCCGACCTGGCGGCGGCCGGGCGGGCTCCCTGCCGCAGTCCTGCCGCGCCTCCGGTTCAG GACGAAGGCCAGGGACCCGGGTTCGAGGCCCGTGTGGTGGTCTTGGTAGAGAGCATGATCCCTCGCTCCACCTGGAGGGGTCCTGAGCGTCTGGCCCACGGAAGCCCCTTCCGGGGCATGAGCCTCCTGCACCTGGCTGCCGCCCAGGGCTACGCCCGCCTCATCGAGACCCTGAGCCAGTGGCG GAGCGTGGGGACAGGGAGCCTGGACTTAGAGCAAGAGGCTGACCCGCTCAACGTGGACCACTTCTCCTGCACCCCTCTG ATGTGGGCCtgtgccctggggcacctggaagcCGCCGTGCTCCTCTTCCGCTGGAACAGACAGGCGCTGAGCATTCCCGACTCACTGGGCCGGCTGCCCCTGTCCGTGGCACGGTCCCGGGGCCACGTGCGCCTCGCCCGCTGCCTGGAAGGGCTGCAGAGACAGGAAGCTCCGCTGGAGCCCCCACTTGCCCCGTcgcccccctcctccagcccggACACCG GGCTGAGTGGGGTCTCGTCACCCTCGGAGCTGTCGGATGGCACGTTCTCTGTCACGTCAGCTTATTCGAGCGCCCCGGACGGTAGTCCTCCCCCCGCTCCTCTGCCGGCCTCAGAGATTCCGATGGAAGAGGCCGTCCCAGGCCACCTCTCCACTGGGGCCCCTGAGGCCCCCCTATTCCTCATGGACTGTGAAACCACCAACCCCCAAAGGCCAGCACCCTCACCGCCTCCTCTCCCACCAACCACCGAAGGGGGGACTGCTCCTGAGGAAGCAGACGGCCCGCTGGCCGTGGACGTGATCCCG GTGGACATGATCTCACTGGCCAAGCAGATCATTGAAGCCACACCAGAGCGGATTAAACGGGAGGACTTCACGGGGCTGCCCGAGGCTGGAGCACCAATGAGGGAGCGGACAGGGGCCCTGGGGCTCAGCGAGACCATGTCCTGGCTGGCCAGCTACCTGGAGAACGTGGACCATTTCCCCAGCTCAGCCCCGCCCAG CGAACTGCCCTTCGAGCGTGGTCGCCTGGCCGTCCCTCCCGCCCCTTCCTGGGCAGAGTTTCTGTCCGCTTCTGCCAGCGGCAAGATGGAGAGCGACTTCGCCCTGCTAACGCTGTCGGATCACGAGCAGCGGGAGCTGTACGAGGCGGCTCGAGTCATCCAGACGGCCTTCCGGAAGTACAAG GGCCGGAGGCTGAAGGAGCAGCAGGAGGTGGCGGCCGCAGTGATCCAGCGCTGCTACCGGAAGTACAAGCAG TTCGCGCTGTACAAGAAGATGACCCAGGCGGCCATCCTGATCCAGAGCAAGTTCCGGAGCTACTATGAGCAGAAGCGGTTTCAGCAGAGCCGCCGGGCGGCCGTGCTCATCCAGCAGCACTACCGCTCCTACCGCCGCCGGCCCGCAGGCAGCCTGCCCGCCCGCACCAG CAGGGGCTCCTTTCTCACCAAGAAGCAGGACCAGGCAGCCCGGAAGATCATGAGATTCCTGCGGCGCTGCCGGCACAG GATGAGGGAACTGAAGCAGAACCAGGAGCTGGAAGGGCTCCCCCAGCCCGGACTGGCCACCTGA
- the CAMTA2 gene encoding calmodulin-binding transcription activator 2 isoform X1: MWAFCRDLVLCLPSTDSPSPRPLRPGVTLPPGALNMNTKDTTEVAENSHHLKIFLPKKLLECLPRCPLLPPERLRWNTNEEIASYLITFEKHDEWLSCAPKTRPQNGSIILYNRKKVKYRKDGYLWKKRKDGKTTREDHMKLKVQGMEPVSWQCLYGCYVHSSIVPTFHRRCYWLLQNPDIVLVHYLNVPALEDCGKGCGPMFCSISGDRREWLKWPREELLGQLKPMFHGIKWSCGNGTEEFSVERLVQQILDSHPTKPAPRTHACLCSGGLGSGSLTHKCSSTKHRIISPKVEPRALTLTSVSHPHPPEPPPLIAPLPPELPKAHTSPSSSSSSSSSSSGFAEPLEIRPSPPTSRGASSRGGTAILLLTGLEQRTGGLTPTRHLAPQADPRPSVSLAVVVGSEPPAPPAPPSPAFDPDRFLNSPQRGQTYGGGQGVSPDFPEAEAAHTPCPALEPAAALEPQAAARGPPPPPGAGGRRGNRFFIQDDGSGEELKAQGAAPPAPSPPPSPPPSPAPLEPAGRGGRGEALFGGAAGASELEPFGLSSFPDLMGELISDEAPGAPAPAAPLSPALSSITDFSPEWSYPEGGVKVLITGPWTEAAEHYSCVFDHIAVPGSLVQPGVLRCYCPAHEVGLVSLQVAGREGPLSASVLFEYRARRFLSLPSTQLDWLSLDDDQFRMSILERLEQMEKRMADLAAAGRAPCRSPAAPPVQDEGQGPGFEARVVVLVESMIPRSTWRGPERLAHGSPFRGMSLLHLAAAQGYARLIETLSQWRSVGTGSLDLEQEADPLNVDHFSCTPLMWACALGHLEAAVLLFRWNRQALSIPDSLGRLPLSVARSRGHVRLARCLEGLQRQEAPLEPPLAPSPPSSSPDTGLSGVSSPSELSDGTFSVTSAYSSAPDGSPPPAPLPASEIPMEEAVPGHLSTGAPEAPLFLMDCETTNPQRPAPSPPPLPPTTEGGTAPEEADGPLAVDVIPVDMISLAKQIIEATPERIKREDFTGLPEAGAPMRERTGALGLSETMSWLASYLENVDHFPSSAPPSELPFERGRLAVPPAPSWAEFLSASASGKMESDFALLTLSDHEQRELYEAARVIQTAFRKYKGRRLKEQQEVAAAVIQRCYRKYKQFALYKKMTQAAILIQSKFRSYYEQKRFQQSRRAAVLIQQHYRSYRRRPAGSLPARTSRGSFLTKKQDQAARKIMRFLRRCRHRMRELKQNQELEGLPQPGLAT, translated from the exons ATGTGGGCCTTCTGCCGTGACCTTGTTCTCTGCCTTCCCAGCAcagactccccctccccccggcctcTCAGGCCGGGGGTGACCTTGCCCCCTGGAGCCCTCAACATGAATACCAAGGACACCACCGAGGTTGCTG AGAACAGCCACCACCTGAAGATCTTTCTCCCCAAGAAGCTGCTGGAGTGTCTTCCTCGCTGTCCGCTGCTGCCTCCAGAGCGGCTTCGCTGGAATACAAATGAG GAGATTGCGTCCTATTTGATCACCTTTGAGAAGCATGACGAGTGGCTGTCCTGTGCCCCAAAGACAAG GCCTCAGAACGGCTCCATTATCCTCTACAACCGCAAGAAGGTAAAGTACCGGAAGGATGGTTACCTCTGGAAGAAGCGCAAGGACGGGAAGACCACCCGCGAGGACCACATGAAGCTGAAAGTCCAGGGCATGGAG CCTGTCTCCTGGCAGTGTCTCTATGGCTGCTACGTTCACTCTTCCATCGTGCCCACATTCCATCGGCGCTGTTACTGGCTGCTCCAG AACCCTGACATCGTGCTTGTGCACTACCTGAACGTCCCAGCCCTGGAGGACTGCGGAAAGGGCTGCGGCCCCATGTTTTGCTCCATCAGCGGCGACCGTCGCGAGTGGCTGAAGTGGCCCCGGGAGGAGCTGCTGGGGCAGCTGAAGCCCATGT ttcACGGCATCAAGTGGAGCTGTGGGAACGGCACCGAGGAGTTCTCCGTGGAGCGGCTGGTGCAGCAGATCCTGGACAGCCACCCGACCAAGCCCGCACCCCGAACCCACGCCTGCCTCTGCAGTGGAGGCCTCG GTTCCGGGAGCCTCACCCACAAATGCAGCAGCACGAAACACCGCATCATCTCTCCCAAAGTGGAGCCCCGAGCTTTAACCCTGAcctctgtctcccacccccacccccctgagcCTCCTCCGCTGATCGCCCCTCTTCCCCCAGAGCTCCCCAAGGCACAtacttccccttcttcttcctcctcctcttcctcctcttcctcaggcTTTGCGGAACCCCTAGAGATCAGACCTAGCCCACCCACCTCTCGAGGGGCGTCATCCAGAGGAGGCACTGCAATCCTCCTCCTGACGGGACTGGAGCAGCGCACTGGGGGCTTGACGCCCACCAGGCACTTGGCCCCCCAGGCTGACCCCAGGCCTTCCGTGAGCTTGGCTGTGGTTGTAGGATctgagccccctgccccaccagctCCTCCCAGCCCTGCTTTCGACCCCGATCGTTTTCTCAACAGCCCCCAGAGGGGCCAGACATATGGAGGGGGCCAGGGGGTGAGCCCGGACTTCCCCGAGGCAGAGGCCGCccacaccccctgccctgccctagAACCCGCTGCTGCCCTGGAGCCCCAGGCGGCTGCTCGGGGTCCCCCTCCACCGCCAGGAGCAGGTGGGAGAAGAGGAAACCGTTTCTTTATTCAAGATGACGGTAGCGGGGAGGAGCTCAAGGCCCAGGGGGCTGCCCCACCCGCACCTTCACCCCCTCCTTCGCCCCCACCTTCACCTGCCCCCTTGGAGCcagcaggcaggggaggcagaggggaggcctTGTTTGGAGGAGCTGCTGGGGCCAGCGAACTGGAGCCCTTCGGTCTCTCGTCATTCCCTGACCTCATGGGAGAGCTCATCAGCGACgaggctccaggcgcccctgccccagCCGCCCCGCTCTCTCCTGCTCTTAGCAGCATCACGGACTTCTCCCCAGAGTGGTCCTACCCGGAG GGTGGGGTCAAGGTGCTCATCACAGGTCCCTGGACTGAGGCCGCCGAGCATTACTCCTGTGTCTTTGATCACATCGCGGTGCCAGGCTCACTCGTCCAGCCTGGCGTCTTGCGCTGCTACTGTCCTG cccatgAGGTGGGGCTGGTGTCTTTGCAGGTggcggggcgggaggggcccCTTTCCGCCTCTGTGCTCTTTGAGTATCGAGCCCGCCGATTCCTGTCACTGCCTAGTACTCAACTTGACTGGTTGTCACTGGACG ACGACCAGTTCCGGATGTCCATCCTAGAGCGGCTGGAGCAGATGGAGAAACGGATGGCCGACCTGGCGGCGGCCGGGCGGGCTCCCTGCCGCAGTCCTGCCGCGCCTCCGGTTCAG GACGAAGGCCAGGGACCCGGGTTCGAGGCCCGTGTGGTGGTCTTGGTAGAGAGCATGATCCCTCGCTCCACCTGGAGGGGTCCTGAGCGTCTGGCCCACGGAAGCCCCTTCCGGGGCATGAGCCTCCTGCACCTGGCTGCCGCCCAGGGCTACGCCCGCCTCATCGAGACCCTGAGCCAGTGGCG GAGCGTGGGGACAGGGAGCCTGGACTTAGAGCAAGAGGCTGACCCGCTCAACGTGGACCACTTCTCCTGCACCCCTCTG ATGTGGGCCtgtgccctggggcacctggaagcCGCCGTGCTCCTCTTCCGCTGGAACAGACAGGCGCTGAGCATTCCCGACTCACTGGGCCGGCTGCCCCTGTCCGTGGCACGGTCCCGGGGCCACGTGCGCCTCGCCCGCTGCCTGGAAGGGCTGCAGAGACAGGAAGCTCCGCTGGAGCCCCCACTTGCCCCGTcgcccccctcctccagcccggACACCG GGCTGAGTGGGGTCTCGTCACCCTCGGAGCTGTCGGATGGCACGTTCTCTGTCACGTCAGCTTATTCGAGCGCCCCGGACGGTAGTCCTCCCCCCGCTCCTCTGCCGGCCTCAGAGATTCCGATGGAAGAGGCCGTCCCAGGCCACCTCTCCACTGGGGCCCCTGAGGCCCCCCTATTCCTCATGGACTGTGAAACCACCAACCCCCAAAGGCCAGCACCCTCACCGCCTCCTCTCCCACCAACCACCGAAGGGGGGACTGCTCCTGAGGAAGCAGACGGCCCGCTGGCCGTGGACGTGATCCCG GTGGACATGATCTCACTGGCCAAGCAGATCATTGAAGCCACACCAGAGCGGATTAAACGGGAGGACTTCACGGGGCTGCCCGAGGCTGGAGCACCAATGAGGGAGCGGACAGGGGCCCTGGGGCTCAGCGAGACCATGTCCTGGCTGGCCAGCTACCTGGAGAACGTGGACCATTTCCCCAGCTCAGCCCCGCCCAG CGAACTGCCCTTCGAGCGTGGTCGCCTGGCCGTCCCTCCCGCCCCTTCCTGGGCAGAGTTTCTGTCCGCTTCTGCCAGCGGCAAGATGGAGAGCGACTTCGCCCTGCTAACGCTGTCGGATCACGAGCAGCGGGAGCTGTACGAGGCGGCTCGAGTCATCCAGACGGCCTTCCGGAAGTACAAG GGCCGGAGGCTGAAGGAGCAGCAGGAGGTGGCGGCCGCAGTGATCCAGCGCTGCTACCGGAAGTACAAGCAG TTCGCGCTGTACAAGAAGATGACCCAGGCGGCCATCCTGATCCAGAGCAAGTTCCGGAGCTACTATGAGCAGAAGCGGTTTCAGCAGAGCCGCCGGGCGGCCGTGCTCATCCAGCAGCACTACCGCTCCTACCGCCGCCGGCCCGCAGGCAGCCTGCCCGCCCGCACCAG CAGGGGCTCCTTTCTCACCAAGAAGCAGGACCAGGCAGCCCGGAAGATCATGAGATTCCTGCGGCGCTGCCGGCACAG GATGAGGGAACTGAAGCAGAACCAGGAGCTGGAAGGGCTCCCCCAGCCCGGACTGGCCACCTGA
- the CAMTA2 gene encoding calmodulin-binding transcription activator 2 isoform X2, which produces MWAFCRDLVLCLPSTDSPSPRPLRPGVTLPPGALNMNTKDTTEVAENSHHLKIFLPKKLLECLPRCPLLPPERLRWNTNEEIASYLITFEKHDEWLSCAPKTRPQNGSIILYNRKKVKYRKDGYLWKKRKDGKTTREDHMKLKVQGMEPVSWQCLYGCYVHSSIVPTFHRRCYWLLQNPDIVLVHYLNVPALEDCGKGCGPMFCSISGDRREWLKWPREELLGQLKPMFHGIKWSCGNGTEEFSVERLVQQILDSHPTKPAPRTHACLCSGGLGSGSLTHKCSSTKHRIISPKVEPRALTLTSVSHPHPPEPPPLIAPLPPELPKAHTSPSSSSSSSSSSSGFAEPLEIRPSPPTSRGASSRGGTAILLLTGLEQRTGGLTPTRHLAPQADPRPSVSLAVVVGSEPPAPPAPPSPAFDPDRFLNSPQRGQTYGGGQGVSPDFPEAEAAHTPCPALEPAAALEPQAAARGPPPPPGAGGRRGNRFFIQDDGSGEELKAQGAAPPAPSPPPSPPPSPAPLEPAGRGGRGEALFGGAAGASELEPFGLSSFPDLMGELISDEAPGAPAPAAPLSPALSSITDFSPEWSYPEGGVKVLITGPWTEAAEHYSCVFDHIAVPGSLVQPGVLRCYCPAHEVGLVSLQVAGREGPLSASVLFEYRARRFLSLPSTQLDWLSLDDDQFRMSILERLEQMEKRMADLAAAGRAPCRSPAAPPVQDEGQGPGFEARVVVLVESMIPRSTWRGPERLAHGSPFRGMSLLHLAAAQGYARLIETLSQWRSVGTGSLDLEQEADPLNVDHFSCTPLMWACALGHLEAAVLLFRWNRQALSIPDSLGRLPLSVARSRGHVRLARCLEGLQRQEAPLEPPLAPSPPSSSPDTGLSGVSSPSELSDGTFSVTSAYSSAPDGSPPPAPLPASEIPMEEAVPGHLSTGAPEAPLFLMDCETTNPQRPAPSPPPLPPTTEGGTAPEEADGPLAVDVIPVDMISLAKQIIEATPERIKREDFTGLPEAGAPMRERTGALGLSETMSWLASYLENVDHFPSSAPPSELPFERGRLAVPPAPSWAEFLSASASGKMESDFALLTLSDHEQRELYEAARVIQTAFRKYKGRRLKEQQEVAAAVIQRCYRKYKQFALYKKMTQAAILIQSKFRSYYEQKRFQQSRRAAVLIQQHYRSYRRRPAGSLPARTRGSFLTKKQDQAARKIMRFLRRCRHRMRELKQNQELEGLPQPGLAT; this is translated from the exons ATGTGGGCCTTCTGCCGTGACCTTGTTCTCTGCCTTCCCAGCAcagactccccctccccccggcctcTCAGGCCGGGGGTGACCTTGCCCCCTGGAGCCCTCAACATGAATACCAAGGACACCACCGAGGTTGCTG AGAACAGCCACCACCTGAAGATCTTTCTCCCCAAGAAGCTGCTGGAGTGTCTTCCTCGCTGTCCGCTGCTGCCTCCAGAGCGGCTTCGCTGGAATACAAATGAG GAGATTGCGTCCTATTTGATCACCTTTGAGAAGCATGACGAGTGGCTGTCCTGTGCCCCAAAGACAAG GCCTCAGAACGGCTCCATTATCCTCTACAACCGCAAGAAGGTAAAGTACCGGAAGGATGGTTACCTCTGGAAGAAGCGCAAGGACGGGAAGACCACCCGCGAGGACCACATGAAGCTGAAAGTCCAGGGCATGGAG CCTGTCTCCTGGCAGTGTCTCTATGGCTGCTACGTTCACTCTTCCATCGTGCCCACATTCCATCGGCGCTGTTACTGGCTGCTCCAG AACCCTGACATCGTGCTTGTGCACTACCTGAACGTCCCAGCCCTGGAGGACTGCGGAAAGGGCTGCGGCCCCATGTTTTGCTCCATCAGCGGCGACCGTCGCGAGTGGCTGAAGTGGCCCCGGGAGGAGCTGCTGGGGCAGCTGAAGCCCATGT ttcACGGCATCAAGTGGAGCTGTGGGAACGGCACCGAGGAGTTCTCCGTGGAGCGGCTGGTGCAGCAGATCCTGGACAGCCACCCGACCAAGCCCGCACCCCGAACCCACGCCTGCCTCTGCAGTGGAGGCCTCG GTTCCGGGAGCCTCACCCACAAATGCAGCAGCACGAAACACCGCATCATCTCTCCCAAAGTGGAGCCCCGAGCTTTAACCCTGAcctctgtctcccacccccacccccctgagcCTCCTCCGCTGATCGCCCCTCTTCCCCCAGAGCTCCCCAAGGCACAtacttccccttcttcttcctcctcctcttcctcctcttcctcaggcTTTGCGGAACCCCTAGAGATCAGACCTAGCCCACCCACCTCTCGAGGGGCGTCATCCAGAGGAGGCACTGCAATCCTCCTCCTGACGGGACTGGAGCAGCGCACTGGGGGCTTGACGCCCACCAGGCACTTGGCCCCCCAGGCTGACCCCAGGCCTTCCGTGAGCTTGGCTGTGGTTGTAGGATctgagccccctgccccaccagctCCTCCCAGCCCTGCTTTCGACCCCGATCGTTTTCTCAACAGCCCCCAGAGGGGCCAGACATATGGAGGGGGCCAGGGGGTGAGCCCGGACTTCCCCGAGGCAGAGGCCGCccacaccccctgccctgccctagAACCCGCTGCTGCCCTGGAGCCCCAGGCGGCTGCTCGGGGTCCCCCTCCACCGCCAGGAGCAGGTGGGAGAAGAGGAAACCGTTTCTTTATTCAAGATGACGGTAGCGGGGAGGAGCTCAAGGCCCAGGGGGCTGCCCCACCCGCACCTTCACCCCCTCCTTCGCCCCCACCTTCACCTGCCCCCTTGGAGCcagcaggcaggggaggcagaggggaggcctTGTTTGGAGGAGCTGCTGGGGCCAGCGAACTGGAGCCCTTCGGTCTCTCGTCATTCCCTGACCTCATGGGAGAGCTCATCAGCGACgaggctccaggcgcccctgccccagCCGCCCCGCTCTCTCCTGCTCTTAGCAGCATCACGGACTTCTCCCCAGAGTGGTCCTACCCGGAG GGTGGGGTCAAGGTGCTCATCACAGGTCCCTGGACTGAGGCCGCCGAGCATTACTCCTGTGTCTTTGATCACATCGCGGTGCCAGGCTCACTCGTCCAGCCTGGCGTCTTGCGCTGCTACTGTCCTG cccatgAGGTGGGGCTGGTGTCTTTGCAGGTggcggggcgggaggggcccCTTTCCGCCTCTGTGCTCTTTGAGTATCGAGCCCGCCGATTCCTGTCACTGCCTAGTACTCAACTTGACTGGTTGTCACTGGACG ACGACCAGTTCCGGATGTCCATCCTAGAGCGGCTGGAGCAGATGGAGAAACGGATGGCCGACCTGGCGGCGGCCGGGCGGGCTCCCTGCCGCAGTCCTGCCGCGCCTCCGGTTCAG GACGAAGGCCAGGGACCCGGGTTCGAGGCCCGTGTGGTGGTCTTGGTAGAGAGCATGATCCCTCGCTCCACCTGGAGGGGTCCTGAGCGTCTGGCCCACGGAAGCCCCTTCCGGGGCATGAGCCTCCTGCACCTGGCTGCCGCCCAGGGCTACGCCCGCCTCATCGAGACCCTGAGCCAGTGGCG GAGCGTGGGGACAGGGAGCCTGGACTTAGAGCAAGAGGCTGACCCGCTCAACGTGGACCACTTCTCCTGCACCCCTCTG ATGTGGGCCtgtgccctggggcacctggaagcCGCCGTGCTCCTCTTCCGCTGGAACAGACAGGCGCTGAGCATTCCCGACTCACTGGGCCGGCTGCCCCTGTCCGTGGCACGGTCCCGGGGCCACGTGCGCCTCGCCCGCTGCCTGGAAGGGCTGCAGAGACAGGAAGCTCCGCTGGAGCCCCCACTTGCCCCGTcgcccccctcctccagcccggACACCG GGCTGAGTGGGGTCTCGTCACCCTCGGAGCTGTCGGATGGCACGTTCTCTGTCACGTCAGCTTATTCGAGCGCCCCGGACGGTAGTCCTCCCCCCGCTCCTCTGCCGGCCTCAGAGATTCCGATGGAAGAGGCCGTCCCAGGCCACCTCTCCACTGGGGCCCCTGAGGCCCCCCTATTCCTCATGGACTGTGAAACCACCAACCCCCAAAGGCCAGCACCCTCACCGCCTCCTCTCCCACCAACCACCGAAGGGGGGACTGCTCCTGAGGAAGCAGACGGCCCGCTGGCCGTGGACGTGATCCCG GTGGACATGATCTCACTGGCCAAGCAGATCATTGAAGCCACACCAGAGCGGATTAAACGGGAGGACTTCACGGGGCTGCCCGAGGCTGGAGCACCAATGAGGGAGCGGACAGGGGCCCTGGGGCTCAGCGAGACCATGTCCTGGCTGGCCAGCTACCTGGAGAACGTGGACCATTTCCCCAGCTCAGCCCCGCCCAG CGAACTGCCCTTCGAGCGTGGTCGCCTGGCCGTCCCTCCCGCCCCTTCCTGGGCAGAGTTTCTGTCCGCTTCTGCCAGCGGCAAGATGGAGAGCGACTTCGCCCTGCTAACGCTGTCGGATCACGAGCAGCGGGAGCTGTACGAGGCGGCTCGAGTCATCCAGACGGCCTTCCGGAAGTACAAG GGCCGGAGGCTGAAGGAGCAGCAGGAGGTGGCGGCCGCAGTGATCCAGCGCTGCTACCGGAAGTACAAGCAG TTCGCGCTGTACAAGAAGATGACCCAGGCGGCCATCCTGATCCAGAGCAAGTTCCGGAGCTACTATGAGCAGAAGCGGTTTCAGCAGAGCCGCCGGGCGGCCGTGCTCATCCAGCAGCACTACCGCTCCTACCGCCGCCGGCCCGCAGGCAGCCTGCCCGCCCGCACCAG GGGCTCCTTTCTCACCAAGAAGCAGGACCAGGCAGCCCGGAAGATCATGAGATTCCTGCGGCGCTGCCGGCACAG GATGAGGGAACTGAAGCAGAACCAGGAGCTGGAAGGGCTCCCCCAGCCCGGACTGGCCACCTGA